The sequence CTCGCGGCAATCGCCCGACGCCCGCTTGCCTGCCCACGGTTGGCACGCAGCATGGTCGGGCGTGCTCGAGGTGCTGCAACCGGGGCAGTACCGCTTCTCGGCCGAATCGAGCGGGGAACTCTCGCTGACCGTCGGCGACCAGGTCGTGCTCCAGACAGACGGCTCGCCCAACCCGTCGCTGGTCGAGGGCCCCGAGGTCGAGTTGTCGTTCGGCCACCATCCGCTGCGCATTCAGTTCGCGGCGCACGAAGGCCCCACGCATCTCAAGCTCTACTGGCAGTCGAATCACTTTGCTCGCGAGCCATTGCCGCCACATGCGCTGGGGCATACCGACGAACGCCTGGCGGTGGCCGATCATTTCGGACAAGGTTGGCTGACTGTCGAAGCGCAAAGCTGCGTGGCGTGCCACCGCCCCAGCCCGCAGATTCCCCTTTCGCAAATGCTGGGCAAACGCCCCGGGCCGAAGCTCAGCACGGCCGGCGCACGTCTGCAGACCGCGTGGATCGAGCGCTGGCTGGCCGATCCGCGCGCGTTGCGTCCCGAGGCGGTCATGCCGCAGCTCTTTGAAGAAAATCGCCAGGGGGAGATCGAGCGCTACGCGGTGGCCCGATTCCTCTCCTCGTTGGGCGGGCCCCTGGTGGGCAGCGTCGCCGCGCCCACCGTCGAAGGCGCGCCTCCCGATCCTCGCGTCGCCGAAGGAGAAACACTCTTCGTGCGCACGGGCTGCACCGTTTGCCACGAATCGCACGGCAGCCAGCCCGCCCGGGTTAGCATCGCGCACCTGCGAGAGAAAACCACTCCCGAATCGCTGGCCGCGTTCATCCAGGATCCGCTCGCCGTCGCGCCGGCCGGTCTCATGCCGGCATTTCAATTGAGCGATGCCGAGCGGGAACGTCTCGCGGCGTACCTATTCGCACGTCCCGCTACCGTGGAGGCTGCGCACGCGGCTGCGACTTCGCCCACGCCCCCCGACACCGATGAGTTGCGAGCGACTTACTCGACCCTCGTCGGCGGCGATGGACCATCGCTGGCAACCTTCGACGCACTGACCAATGATGATGAGCGGATCGCAGAGCTTGCCCGGCGGGCTATGGAAGCGAAACGCTGTGCCGCCTGCCACGAGATCGAAGCGCCAGGCACGTCGGGTCCTTGGACCGCGCCACCGGCGAAGCATGACTTTGCGGCCATGGCGCAGTCGACTACCGTTGGCTGCCTGGCCGACCCCGACCGCGCCGACGTCGATAAGACATCACGCGCCGCGAATGTTCCTCGCTTCCGCGGCACGCTCGACCGCGAGAATCTCCGCGTCTTTCTCGCCGCGGCAAGCCGCGCGCCCGGTACGCAGGCGCCCGGCCAGCAGGCCCTGCTCGCGCTCGAGCGCTTCAACTGCACGGGCTGCCACGAGCGAAACGGCGGCGGCGGACTTTCGACCGAGTTGGCCGGTCGGCTCGTGGCCATCCAAAGTGCCGAAAGCGCCGAAGCGGTGATTCCCCCTTCGCTCACCGGCGTGAGCGATAAGCTCACCCCTGCCTACTTGCACGGTGTGCTCGCCGAAGGCGTTCGTTCACGTCCCTGGATGTCGCTGCAGATGCCGCGTTTCGCCGCCGCGCACGTGGCGCCGCTCGTGGAAGGTTTCGCGGCGCTCGAAGGTACCCAGTTACACCGTGCGCCGCAGCATCCCTCGCCCGACGAAGAACTGGCCGAAGCCGGTCGCCAACTGGTCGGCGCGCAGGGCTTTGCCTGCACGAAGTGTCACGACCTGCTCGGCGTCGCCAGCGGCGGCACGCGCGGCCCCGATCTGGCGGGCGTGCCCGAGCGCATCAACCACGAGTGGTTTCTGCGTTGGATGACCGACCCGCAGCGCATGCAGCCCGGCACGCGCATGCCGACGGTGTTTCTCGAAGGGCGCAGTCCATACGAAGATATCCTCCAGGGAGATCCCGCGCGGCAGCGCGAGGCCATCTGGCACTACCTGGTCGCCTCGCGCAAGATGCACTATCCCGACGGGCTGGTGCCGGTCGAAAAGGCCTACTTCGCCGAGAGCACGCGCCCGCTGGTCGTGCGAAACTTTCTGCCCGACCTCACGCCGCGCGCCATCGCGATTCGTTTTCCCTCGCGGCAGCATCTGGCGTTCGACGCACAGGCCTGCCGGCTGGCTTATGCCTGGAGTGGCGGATTCCTCGACATGAGCCCGGCCTGGACCGAGCGCGGTGGCCGAGTCGCGCCGCTCGAAGGGACGATCTACTGGACTTCACCGCCGGGCTTCCCCTGGGAAATCACGGCCGACGCAACCACGCCCCCCGATTTCCGCGGCCACGCCGGCGACGTGTCCTATGGCGCGGCGCATCCGCTCGACAGCGAGTACCACCCGTCGCGCGTCCGCTTCCGCGGTTACTCGCAGGGTGAGAAGGCCCCCACGTTCCGCTACGAATACGAAACGGATGGCGGCGGCACGGCCACCTTCGCCGAGACCATCGCGCCCGTGCAATCGGCGGCAGGGCAGGGGGTCGAGCGGCACGTCGAGTTCACTGCGCCTGCCGGCCACACGACCTGGCTCTACGTGGGCACATCCGCGAAGCCCCCGGTGTGGGAACAGCCCGATGGCTCGCCACAGCCCTCGAGCGGCGCAGCACCCACGCGCGACGCGAACACGATCGTGCGTCTCGACGATCCCGCGCCGGCCACCTGGTTCGCCGTACGCGTCGCGCCGACCGGATCGAAATGGCATGCCG comes from Pirellulales bacterium and encodes:
- a CDS encoding c-type cytochrome, translated to MSATENAPTHRLPAAHLWARSTWFYLPFLAGVLALWWLPTLARAGEDADAAEEGETLRRPGLRATYRVDGNDVPVVERMEALPAMALNSRQSPDARLPAHGWHAAWSGVLEVLQPGQYRFSAESSGELSLTVGDQVVLQTDGSPNPSLVEGPEVELSFGHHPLRIQFAAHEGPTHLKLYWQSNHFAREPLPPHALGHTDERLAVADHFGQGWLTVEAQSCVACHRPSPQIPLSQMLGKRPGPKLSTAGARLQTAWIERWLADPRALRPEAVMPQLFEENRQGEIERYAVARFLSSLGGPLVGSVAAPTVEGAPPDPRVAEGETLFVRTGCTVCHESHGSQPARVSIAHLREKTTPESLAAFIQDPLAVAPAGLMPAFQLSDAERERLAAYLFARPATVEAAHAAATSPTPPDTDELRATYSTLVGGDGPSLATFDALTNDDERIAELARRAMEAKRCAACHEIEAPGTSGPWTAPPAKHDFAAMAQSTTVGCLADPDRADVDKTSRAANVPRFRGTLDRENLRVFLAAASRAPGTQAPGQQALLALERFNCTGCHERNGGGGLSTELAGRLVAIQSAESAEAVIPPSLTGVSDKLTPAYLHGVLAEGVRSRPWMSLQMPRFAAAHVAPLVEGFAALEGTQLHRAPQHPSPDEELAEAGRQLVGAQGFACTKCHDLLGVASGGTRGPDLAGVPERINHEWFLRWMTDPQRMQPGTRMPTVFLEGRSPYEDILQGDPARQREAIWHYLVASRKMHYPDGLVPVEKAYFAESTRPLVVRNFLPDLTPRAIAIRFPSRQHLAFDAQACRLAYAWSGGFLDMSPAWTERGGRVAPLEGTIYWTSPPGFPWEITADATTPPDFRGHAGDVSYGAAHPLDSEYHPSRVRFRGYSQGEKAPTFRYEYETDGGGTATFAETIAPVQSAAGQGVERHVEFTAPAGHTTWLYVGTSAKPPVWEQPDGSPQPSSGAAPTRDANTIVRLDDPAPATWFAVRVAPTGSKWHAVERDGRWDLVLSIPRTKEDALPRLDLEVWRPRQDTPTALEALRRELRAKTEHPNP